taaataatgttttaaaaataatataaaataccatcgcaaaagcaaaataaaaatagaaaacagattaaataaatttaaaattttaaaatagttctCAGCATCATATTTTTAGAACACATTAatacttaaacattaaaattaaaatatttatttatatgtctttaaattaaatgtaaggTAATAACCTATTAATCGAGTGTTCATCTACCTCAATAATAACTTAGAATAACTTAAGTTCAAATAAACTTTTATCCTAAAAATGTCTTTAAACCACTAAAATATTgtcacaaattttaaaacaaaacaaaacaattaaaataattaacacatACAATCATAAAACCTAAGTAACAATGGTCTGAATTCTGAAACAGTTTTTAAGTAACAACAATGAAATTCCAAAGAGGAAATTAATAGGCTTAAATGCAGCAAAGAAACTATCACAGTGGTAAAACTACTACTTTTTACAAACTCGAGCAGCAATTATCATTACGCATGAGGTCTCACAGTGGTACACATTATTATGGGCCACGTCTACCACTTTCATCCTATTTACATTGTTTCTAGTTTCCATTTTCCCTCCACCTCCTATATTTTCACGTATCCACTCCCAATGCTTTCTTGATGTCACCCTGCAACAGCAACCAAAGCAGCACAACACGAAATTAATGTCTCGCACACATGCACCGCAGTTGAGCATTTGACTCGGTTGGTGCATGGTCACCTTCGGGTTCAATTCCCCCtcttcaaaaaattaaaaagacacaAGGATAAAATGGTACCAGTAGGGTGTAGGGAATACCTCTATGGCCAGTGGTGTGGTGGTTGGGCTATAGCGAGAGAGGACGTTACCATCCTTATCAACTAAAAACTTAGTGAAGTTCCACTTTATCCTAGATCCCAAGAAACCAGATTTCTTTGCTTTTAAGAACTTGAAGACAGGTTCTGTATTCGGCCCGTTGCAACgaacctatatatataaaatttttagcagCAAACAGTAACCAGTTAAAATGCAAAGTCCCCCTGGAATTGAAGATGCAATGAATGCAAACCAAATGCAGCTAGTTTATGTACATAGAAAACAAAGAGTCAGCAAATGAGCTGACCTCCATTCCAGTCAACAACAATCACAAACATTCATAAGGAACATCAACATGTACAAAAAGTCTCAAATAagttcatatattattcatgaAGAAGCAGAGTTCTATCAATAGTTCCACCTATTTCTATCTTCTTATGGTAGCAGTCCCGACAGAGTTGTTAAATTAATCCGAAAAAGGCAAAATCCAATCAACAACTACAATCACAATTAACCCAATCAATGATCACATTCAATGAAAAAACCTCTTGCGCTACTTCTAAGAAAAGAGATCCATTATCCAATGCTAAATATAACCCATTACCTTTTTGAAAATAGGATATTCAGCCTTGTATCTTTTGCAAGCAAACTCTTCTGCCTCTTGGCTGGTACCTGGTTCTTGCTTCAAAAACTGATTGCAAGGAAATGCCAAGATCTCCAACCCTTcaatcagaaaataaaaaacatcaAGTCCTAACATATCTAGGGAAGAAAACCGAAAGCAAAACTATAATTCGACCATTTGTTTCATATGATCAAATTGGCTAAACTGAAAATTGAAAAGGTATTTGTTTACAGAGCTATGAGAAAAAGAACAAAGCCActagggaaaagaaaaaataaatgtagaGTAATAATAGAAGCCTCTATAGGGATGCTTGAATTTAAGAAAGGTCTTCCACAAGTACTAAACTAATAGCAGAGTTCTGAATCATTGATCTACCGTCAAAGTTTCCATCATTGTGAATTAAATGTCATCTGGCTCCACAGGTCTGCACATGTAATTTCAGTTTAAAGTccattttcaatgcaaatttttcctcaaaaagaaaaccctaatcCCATTCCCTTCCTTCTTCCACAGTCCTGTTCCGGCTGCTAGTTCCTATTACAAACTACCCTCTACGATTTAAACCAAACTAGAACTCCACAATTGGGATTTTTAAGTAGATTTTGgcctaaaaattaatttgtttccTTATGTAATTTGTACGCTTTCTTAAAGGGTTAAAATAAAGTTACATTCGACATAATTTGAAGCGGCAACTTTTTGCAATAACGTCCAATTTTAGCTAAGGTTTGAACTTTCGAGTgttaagaaaagatgaagagtTAGCTTTGAACAGGCTATGCAGACTGTGCAGTCATGGTTGCTGATTTCATAAGCTTTaagcaactaaaaaaaaagaaatacacAGCTAAGCAAAGAGAAACCAACCTTTGTCCTTGTATTTGTTGTAAAGCTCAGTCAACTGGGTGTAATTTGAATCCGTAAACCCACTGTTTAAAATCATAAAGGTAAACAATTTAGAATcgggaaagaaaacaaagacgACGAGTTCAAAGAAGAGAAGATATGAAAGGTAGAAAAGGACCATTTAGAAGCAACATTAACCACAAGGAGAACCTTTCCTTTGTACGTGCTAAGGTCCACGTCCTGGCCTTTGCTATTCTGCAACACAAACAACAGAACAAAAGCATAAAACCCAATCAAAAGAAAGAGGAATTATCAAAGAAATGTAAAGGGTAGAGAAGAACCTTGACAGTGAATTCATGGATTGATTTCTGAGGAACTGATTCAGACGCACCCATCACGGTTTGagatggaaagaaaaaggtttttGAAGCTTTTGGATATTTAAATAAAGGGAAGGAGGAGATGGGGTAGTAAAGGTGGGTTCTGGCAGTGAAAAGGATAGCTATTTTTGGTAGTgatgacaaaataaaaatggtcgAGTTTGACAAGTAAAGTTAATTGTGGGTTTTTGCAGGCATTAGTTATAACTATTGAGGTTGATGATGATGCAAATTGAATTTTGGGAAAGGTGTGTTCACAGTCATATAATCACGAGTTTTCTTTGCCAAAgtcaaatttaaaatcaatcacCAAATAATTTAAAGCATTTATAAGATAATTGAAAAACGCGTTTAAGCAtctaaaaagttttaaaacttggtATTAGTAGGACTGATAGTACGTAAATAAGgtataattaaatgttgaaaaactGGAGTGCCGACTTTTTATGAAGCAGCCAGCCAGAAAGCAAATCCTcatttaatgatatttaaaacCCACAACAACGCCAGCTCTTTATCCCCCCATTTCCACGGTTggattattcttttttttttttgtttccccCAAATATTAACCTTTCACATCTATCTCTGCGTTAAACTTTTAGATCTATGTAAGGGTGTAAATTAACTGTTTGTGAATCGTTTATATAACGTTTCTTTATATTCgtttattaagttaaataagTGAgcatgaacaaaatttttatgttcGTTTAATAAACGAACGAACACTAACATAGGTGTGTTCGGTTCATTTATGTTCACGAATAAACTCGTTTAAAAGCTCATTTATTGGCTATTTGTGTCTTACTTCCCATAACTTCCTTATAGAACTTTATCTTGATCTGATTATTGTGAGCATCTTTCGGATTCAAAGGTGCAAAAATGTACTTCTTCCCATGGAAAACAAAggaatatcaatttaatttaccaTGATGAATAACATCACGATTGTACTGCTATGGTCTACCAAGTAACAAATGGGCGACATGCATGAGAATGACATCACACCAAACTTCATCAATGTAAGTCCCAAGTTCAAAAGTGATCAAGCATTGTTTGACCACACGGACTTCTGAACCTTCGTTAAGCCATTGAAGATGGTATGGTGTAAGGTGTTTGCTACAtggctgtaacacccctaacccgtattcgtcgtcagattagggttacgaggtattaACAGATATAGCACAATTGAATACAATTAAAACAAAGTCATAATTCACAAAgtgatttaaagaaataaatatattttacttcaTAAAATACATCAACCGAAAATGCAAAGTCAAACATCATTTTAATCTCAAAATATTATAGACacaaaaccaatttttttaatcaaatttatttataaatacaaaaacCGTATATACatgttcaaaattatttatacaaaaCTATTCAcaaaaagtttttcattttattaccATATAACAATGCATTTCATAgcacattttaaacatatatataattgaacattcatttaatttacttataataTGTTAGTAAAATAATTCCAAAATTCGCATAAATACTTCCATTTATAAGTATACTATATAtacacctatatatatataatcatatagaACTAACTCAAACATACTACATAACCATGCATCAATATAACAAGTCTCATATAATACCAAACCACAACCACAATATGAGTAATTTATCAATCAAATCCAAACCAACTAAAACAACTAATTTAGCCACATTACATGGCTTTAATATAgatatattaacaaaataacaaattcaactagtcttagactatacatgccatagacTCAAAAGGAACTTCAACTTAAAATACCATTATCtatcgatagtgtgataagcTTTTCTGACGATCTCCGATCTCGTATCAACttcaaaaatctataaaacaaagaaaataaacagaaacaaaCATAAACAGTAAGCCATTGATAGCTCAATAAGTTATTAGCAATCaaattaaagaatcataaaattttataagccaatttattttaaacacaaatACCACTTATGCTCACTATTTAAACATGTACTTactataatcattttattgataatcaaatatttatatatactccTCGAATGCTTATaaccaaatatttatattcatcaagaacatataaccgaatgtatatatattacccACAAATATATTTAACCTAACTTGTATTCACATCAACACATATGTccaaatgcatacatatatttatcaaactCTTATACTCAAATGCATATACTCATTCAAGGTATATATATCACCCAAAACATATGTACCTATCAAATACTTTTAGCCGAATACacatacacatcaaaatatagaATCGAATACTCACAaccacattttttttattacagtttatcaacatgatcatctaatttCAATTGAGATAAAAATATCACTTATTCAAAATGATTCACCAACATATAGTCTGTTAAGCTTGAAGCTTGACTCAGAACACCGGCATGAAGCCTGCTAGACATTAAGTCTATAAAGTTCACCAGCATTAAGCCTACTAGACATTAAGTCTGAAaaattcaccggcattaagcctgctaggcacagaacctgaatatcacaaatacgaaaataatttctcatataaCTCTTACTAGCAATACACATGTTCAAAACATCTATGTATAATTCATGTAACATTAATCTCACTTCAAGAAATTGGCAAACCATAGTCGAATTATATCAGTActtaaaattcatacttttaacTCAACTCAAGTAattgtatatacatttatatccATTCGAACCacacacattcatatatatatatatatagttcatATCTTAAAGTCATTTCAagaatttatatatgtacatacaacTATGTTTAACCTCATACATTTCCATGTATGTTTTCACATCTTACAAAAAtcatacaaatatatacatatatatgttgggacttcatatatataaatttataacttccatacttcaattaaattcaagaacttatatatgtgtattcatatatattcgaacaatatgtatatatatatatatcattcatactttaattaaattcaatctatGTATTTTTTATCACATCTCATTAAGAATACagtaaatatacatgtatatatactgatttaaaaatattaaattgctaatagacttacctcggacagtgTAAAAATCGAAATCGAGCAATTAGTCGACGACTTTAGCTTTTTCCCGATcaaactccgatttctttggttcttgatctaaatataatcaaaatgagctagtttaaatattattacattcaatttagtccaaaaacacataaataggaaaattaccattttacccctgacatttacactttttacaatttagtccctattgcataaaacacaaaatacacaaaatttgcccacactaTGCTAGGGCCGAATGTTCATATacttcatacaagtccacacatttcttttatttcacgttttagtccctcaaaaatttattttcacaatttaaccctatttattcaatttcaccaataattcaaagacaaaacatattaatctaacacctatatttcatatttcatcaactaacatcataaaactcaaacattcatcaatagcatattccaaaatcatcatcaattcacaaaattgaaacatgggttttgaagaacacaaggcaacgatatcaaaaacgtaaaaattatcaaaaaccgaacaaagaactaacctcAATCAAGCTTCAATATTGCTGAATGGAActatgttttctttctttttctcttgtttAGTTTCGGCtaaggaagaaaaataataaccatggctttgtttaattttattataacatatatattaacaatttattaGTTTACTAACTTAacctttaatataaaatatatatataacatataattcaaGGTCATTCTTGACTATTGCCACCCACTACCAataaaatggtctaattgccacataaagcCTCCATTTTATAAAGTCAACAACAATTAAGTACTTTCttatttaaccatcaaattttcattttacgagaTTAAgcctttttttcaaattaagcacacaaacaataaaataaattcacgaaactttcacacatctaaattcacacataaaaatattaaaatatttttcgaacTTGGATTtctggtcccaaaaccactatttcgattagggtcaaaatcgggctgttacaatggCAAAGCAAGTGAATCCACAAGGTAGCTGCTCATAACGTTAGCACAACTTCCACTATCAATGATAAATGAGCAAAGTTTACCTTTAATCAAACCCATCAAATGGAATATATTACTCCTTTGAAGATCATGATCATCCCTCAATTGGATGTTGAGGGTGCGCCTTACAACTAGACAACGAAAATGAGTTAGTGGTTCCACCAACTCTTATTCACCATAAAACTCACCTCTATCATCGACATCACCAATTAATTCGGGcatatttgtatttgttttatcTGAATCAGAGGTATACTCACCATCTTCTTTTATCAACAAAAGTCTCGTGTTGGCATAATCACGACTATAGTGCccacgccctttgcacttaaaacattcaattttacgagctttttgttgttttagtgaAGAAGTAATAGAAATGGACTACTTAGAAGATTTAGAAGAAGGTTTTGTAGGAGCCTCACTTTTCCACTCATAAGGAGGTTCTGAATTCTTGAAAGTAGAATTAGAACTCGTACTTCTATAATATTGTGATGCACCAAATGGACGAGATTAACGTTGTTGAAATTGTTGCTCAATCTCAATGGCCTTGTGTACCGGATCCTCAAGATCAATATAGGTTTGAAGATTAAGAGCATCGGCTATCGAAATGTTCAAGCCATCTACGAACCATACCATAGTAGTCTCATCATCTTCTTGTACATTTGTTCTTTGCATAAGCATCTCCATATCCTAAAAGTGTTCATCAACAGATCGATTACCTTGAACAAGGTGTTGAAGTTGCCGCTTAATATCCCTATAATAGTGAGGTgggataaaatattttctcatgatTTGTGTCAACTGGTCCCATGAATCAACATCTCATTCACAATTCCTTTAGTGGTTCAAgacaagttgagtccaccaactcaATGCATAATTCAAAAATGACAATGTAGCCAATGGAACTTTCTCCTCCTCCGAACATTTATAACAACGAAACATGATCTCAATTTTAGCCTCCCAATCACAATATGCATCTGGATCATTCTTCCCTCGGAATGGTGGAATGTTGAACTTTGGTTTAGCTACAAAAGGCTGGCCTCGATTAGGAATACCCAAAGTTTCATCAATGTAACGATATCATCGTCTACCAATATTAGAACGAATACAAAGTTTCTCATTGTCCTTATCATCACTACTATCACGAGCACGAGACCATCAAGTTCGAAGAAGTCTCCAAACGAGCAACAACTTGAGTTAGCAtatgaaattgatcgataagcTAATTGGAAAGTTGATTTATGTTCTCTTGTAGTTTCGTTTGACACTTAGTCAAATTGGCTTGTAGTTTCGTTTGACACTTAGTCAAATTGGCCTCAAATGTATCATGTACCTCATTCAATTgttgatgttgaaattttaccatCCCCACAATATTCTCAAATGTAACATCTTATTCTTTGTCATCGAATGGTATCTCATCATGGTTTTTACGGTTACGAGTGGCACGAGTCATTGTGAAAGCCTGGAAAAACACaacactcaaaataaaaattaagcaaacctcACCTTTATGTACtcagaaataaaattaaattctcaatgaCGTAAGAATTAATCTTGTGAGTCTTTTAAAAAgtgtctatatcaatcaatcagAATGTATTAGAATCAACTAACAAAGCAAACCTAATAGCAGTATGAGTCCAAAATCGGTTAGACACCAAAGAATTGTGTTGCACGGAGGAAGGAATGTGCAACGTGCTTTAACCTACTAacataagaaataataaagtgttagaatacgtaaaggaaaaataaaaagcaaaaaaaaaatgaaaacctaaggCTAAGAGTCAATTAAAACCCTTGAAACCCAAAAAATTGCGAAGCAACTTGATAAATTTCGTTCGAGGTAttcttgattttcaaaaatcatgaaatttaaaatgaagcctcctaaaatattgtatatttgatctGAAAATTTTTGgcacaaaattcaacccacaaaatatttttttattttttattttttcgtattttctaatttttcactttttcgatcacttttttgtgggaaatatttttaatattctaaaataGTTCCAAGAAatagtatgtaaaattttagatcatttgaaaacgtttacccactaaaagaattttttctttctaaaaattGTCTGGGTAAAAAATGTTGTTTTGAGGTTGTTTGCTAGAAATCTATTTTATAAGAACACAAAGAACACCTAAAACGCccaaatctgataccaaatgatacgggtaATGTGGATGAATGCGAAAAcggatcgtaaagtttgtcCAAGTCAcggatttgacttagggctctaaACGTTCgagaagaaatttgaattttgaaacaacctgaaacacaatcaaatccaagttagataaaaaaataattaaaataactaagataaataaaatagaataataactCAAAGAATAGAACAGTAAAGAATATAGATGGAAAAGATAGCACGTGgcgtgtagaagtcctaagaagtCTTGGAAATAAGAAGGATCTACAACTCCCTTCAAGCGACTCTAATTTCCCCTCTAAGAAAGAAAACTTgacaagaaaaagtttgaagatgatccccacaatttgaaaatatttttaaaccttttctaaaagaaactcaagagaaattcttaaaaaaagaaaattcaaagagaatttattaactcaaaagagaagttgaataataatgaattgcatgatttgtgtacaatgcaaaggcctatatataggctagctaaataaatctaaataaaactctcaagtatactaaaattctaatttaatataaacaagaagtagttttaaactaaactttcttattgacataaaactcctaaataacttaaaatacttaataattataaaaaattggaaataaaataataagagctgataaatacaatattgagatcatatataataaaaattaagcctaaaacctGAATCCAATATGAAACGTCTAGGCTTGTGGGATCGATTGGGATCCTTGAAGTGAAGTGCCTAAACTTGTTAACATTTTCCACATGGGTTGTCA
The Gossypium raimondii isolate GPD5lz chromosome 8, ASM2569854v1, whole genome shotgun sequence DNA segment above includes these coding regions:
- the LOC105790752 gene encoding probable glutathione peroxidase 4, producing MGASESVPQKSIHEFTVKNSKGQDVDLSTYKGKVLLVVNVASKCGFTDSNYTQLTELYNKYKDKGLEILAFPCNQFLKQEPGTSQEAEEFACKRYKAEYPIFKKVRCNGPNTEPVFKFLKAKKSGFLGSRIKWNFTKFLVDKDGNVLSRYSPTTTPLAIEGDIKKALGVDT